Proteins encoded within one genomic window of Hevea brasiliensis isolate MT/VB/25A 57/8 chromosome 8, ASM3005281v1, whole genome shotgun sequence:
- the LOC110664925 gene encoding receptor-like cytoplasmic kinase 176 isoform X1, which produces MGSCLCSGIKSQAALRKVQQCTCLDEFKTFVVLTLVEVNPVFARNSGNDRSSVKVLSLAVPPDPHIKGEILQSPNLKMFCYSELKRATRDFSRGYFLGEGNFGFVFKAWINEHSLEAAIPETGMPVAVKKLNQKGCQGQQEWLAEIKYLGQLCHPNLVKLIGYCLEDDQRLLIYEFIPKGSLEKYIFERSSRIQLLSWNLRMKVALGAAKGLKFLHDEVHVIYRDFKASDILLDGNYNAKLSDFGLARDGPIDGETHVSTRVLGSEGYAAPEYIATGHLTPKNDVYSFGVVFLEMLSGRRAINKTRLSGEQILVEWAKPYLISRRNVFRVLDARMEGHYTIGAVRKAFDLALLCLSTEPKLRPNMEEVVKALEQLYDSNDNGVLQG; this is translated from the exons atgGGTTCGTGCTTGTGTTCAGGAATCAAGTCTCAGGCTGCTCTTCGCAAAG TTCAGCAGTGTACTTGTCTCGATGAATTTAAAACATTTGTGGTGTTGACTTTGGTAGAGGTGAACCCAGTATTTGCCCGGAACAGTGGGAATGATAGGTCAAGTGTCAAGGTCTTATCTCTGGCAGTGCCTCCAGATCCTCACATAAAGGGTGAGATCCTACAGTCACCCAATTTGAAAATGTTTTGCTATAGTGAACTAAAGAGAGCAACAAGAGATTTCTCTCGAGGTTACTTTCTGGGTGAAGGTAATTTTGGTTTTGTCTTCAAAGCATGGATTAATGAACATTCATTAGAGGCTGCCATACCAGAGACAGGTATGCCTGTTGCTGTAAAGAAGCTTAACCAAAAGGGTTGCCAGGGTCAGCAAGAATGGTTG GCAGAAATTAAATACCTGGGGCAGCTATGTCATCCAAATCTTGTAAAATTGATTGGTTATTGCCTAGAGGATGATCAACGGCTTTTAATCTATGAGTTTATACCAAAAGGCAGCTTGGAGAAATATATATTTGAAA GGAGTTCTCGCATTCAACTACTGTCTTGGAATCTCCGTATGAAAGTTGCCCTTGGTGCTGCTAAGGGTCTCAAATTTCTTCATGATGAGGTTCATGTGATATATCGAGACTTTAAAGCTTCTGATATTTTGCTTGATGGA AACTATAATGCCAAACTCTCTGACTTTGGTTTGGCCAGGGATGGACCCATAGATGGTGAAACCCACGTCTCCACAAGAGTTTTGGGTAGCGAAGGATATGCAGCTCCTGAGTATATAGCAACAG GTCATCTAACACCAAAAAATGACGTGTACAGTTTCGGGGTGGTCTTTCTCGAAATGCTATCTGGCAGGCGGGCTATAAACAAAACCAGACTTTCCGGAGAACAAATTTTAGTTGAGTGGGCAAAGCCATACCTTATAAGCAGACGCAATGTTTTCCGAGTGTTGGATGCTCGCATGGAAGGTCATTATACGATTGGTGCCGTGCGAAAAGCATTCGACCTTGCACTTCTATGCTTGTCAACAGAACCAAAGCTTAGGCCGAATATGGAAGAAGTGGTAAAAGCTCTTGAACAACTTTATGATTCCAATGACAATGGAGTCCTCCAAGGGTAA
- the LOC110664925 gene encoding receptor-like cytoplasmic kinase 176 isoform X2, protein MGSCLCSGIKSQAALRKVQQCTCLDEFKTFVVLTLVEVNPVFARNSGNDRSSVKVLSLAVPPDPHIKGEILQSPNLKMFCYSELKRATRDFSRGYFLGEGNFGFVFKAWINEHSLEAAIPETGMPVAVKKLNQKGCQGQQEWLAEIKYLGQLCHPNLVKLIGYCLEDDQRLLIYEFIPKGSLEKYIFERSSRIQLLSWNLRMKVALGAAKGLKFLHDENYNAKLSDFGLARDGPIDGETHVSTRVLGSEGYAAPEYIATGHLTPKNDVYSFGVVFLEMLSGRRAINKTRLSGEQILVEWAKPYLISRRNVFRVLDARMEGHYTIGAVRKAFDLALLCLSTEPKLRPNMEEVVKALEQLYDSNDNGVLQG, encoded by the exons atgGGTTCGTGCTTGTGTTCAGGAATCAAGTCTCAGGCTGCTCTTCGCAAAG TTCAGCAGTGTACTTGTCTCGATGAATTTAAAACATTTGTGGTGTTGACTTTGGTAGAGGTGAACCCAGTATTTGCCCGGAACAGTGGGAATGATAGGTCAAGTGTCAAGGTCTTATCTCTGGCAGTGCCTCCAGATCCTCACATAAAGGGTGAGATCCTACAGTCACCCAATTTGAAAATGTTTTGCTATAGTGAACTAAAGAGAGCAACAAGAGATTTCTCTCGAGGTTACTTTCTGGGTGAAGGTAATTTTGGTTTTGTCTTCAAAGCATGGATTAATGAACATTCATTAGAGGCTGCCATACCAGAGACAGGTATGCCTGTTGCTGTAAAGAAGCTTAACCAAAAGGGTTGCCAGGGTCAGCAAGAATGGTTG GCAGAAATTAAATACCTGGGGCAGCTATGTCATCCAAATCTTGTAAAATTGATTGGTTATTGCCTAGAGGATGATCAACGGCTTTTAATCTATGAGTTTATACCAAAAGGCAGCTTGGAGAAATATATATTTGAAA GGAGTTCTCGCATTCAACTACTGTCTTGGAATCTCCGTATGAAAGTTGCCCTTGGTGCTGCTAAGGGTCTCAAATTTCTTCATGATGAG AACTATAATGCCAAACTCTCTGACTTTGGTTTGGCCAGGGATGGACCCATAGATGGTGAAACCCACGTCTCCACAAGAGTTTTGGGTAGCGAAGGATATGCAGCTCCTGAGTATATAGCAACAG GTCATCTAACACCAAAAAATGACGTGTACAGTTTCGGGGTGGTCTTTCTCGAAATGCTATCTGGCAGGCGGGCTATAAACAAAACCAGACTTTCCGGAGAACAAATTTTAGTTGAGTGGGCAAAGCCATACCTTATAAGCAGACGCAATGTTTTCCGAGTGTTGGATGCTCGCATGGAAGGTCATTATACGATTGGTGCCGTGCGAAAAGCATTCGACCTTGCACTTCTATGCTTGTCAACAGAACCAAAGCTTAGGCCGAATATGGAAGAAGTGGTAAAAGCTCTTGAACAACTTTATGATTCCAATGACAATGGAGTCCTCCAAGGGTAA